Proteins from a genomic interval of Bacillota bacterium:
- a CDS encoding GNAT family N-acetyltransferase, with product MLDISIRRPCWTDIEELDRLFTVTIADAFAKEGVGDDLEGINSQIAEKRQLLREDLETNGAERFFLIACSQGKIVGTIAYGPCSELIKDCSDGKLKDVFELGSVYVLPEYQKKGIGTLLLNSMLIAFLSRGIEEFCLDSGYTRAQYVWQKKFGKPNIILKDYWREGSDHMIWHRKLGDTPVNFRVF from the coding sequence ATGCTGGATATTTCAATACGCAGGCCATGTTGGACGGACATTGAAGAACTGGATCGCCTGTTTACGGTAACCATTGCCGATGCCTTTGCAAAGGAAGGTGTTGGTGACGACCTCGAAGGGATAAACAGTCAGATTGCAGAGAAAAGGCAGCTTCTGAGAGAAGACCTTGAGACGAATGGCGCGGAGCGGTTCTTTCTCATTGCATGTAGTCAGGGAAAAATTGTCGGAACTATTGCCTACGGGCCGTGCAGCGAGCTGATAAAGGATTGCTCGGATGGAAAACTGAAGGATGTGTTTGAGCTGGGAAGTGTTTATGTTCTTCCGGAATACCAGAAGAAAGGTATTGGAACTCTCTTACTCAACTCCATGCTCATCGCCTTTCTCAGCAGGGGTATTGAAGAATTTTGCCTGGACAGCGGTTATACGAGAGCACAGTATGTTTGGCAAAAGAAGTTCGGGAAGCCGAATATTATTTTAAAGGATTACTGGAGAGAAGGCTCCGACCATATGATCTGGCACCGCAAATTGGGGGATACACCGGTCAACTTTAGGGTTTTCTGA
- a CDS encoding NUDIX pyrophosphatase, with the protein MPYFFDEQRNALFAVFLRSDMGRWQWIAGGVEEGEDLLDAARRECWEEAGINQADVIQLDSIAAIPADTFGFTVGEDGVYVVIEYAFAVQAKEQALRLSSEHLEYKWLKYDEAMELLAWDSNKTALWELNQRIANGSP; encoded by the coding sequence ATTCCTTATTTTTTCGATGAGCAGAGAAATGCACTATTTGCGGTTTTCCTACGTAGCGATATGGGACGTTGGCAATGGATTGCCGGGGGCGTCGAAGAAGGTGAGGATCTTCTGGACGCCGCGAGAAGGGAATGCTGGGAAGAGGCAGGGATTAACCAGGCAGATGTTATCCAGCTAGATAGTATAGCGGCAATCCCGGCAGATACATTTGGATTTACTGTTGGTGAGGATGGGGTTTATGTTGTTATTGAATACGCATTTGCTGTACAGGCTAAGGAGCAAGCACTGAGACTCTCTTCGGAGCATTTGGAATACAAGTGGCTTAAATACGATGAAGCTATGGAATTGCTTGCATGGGACAGTAATAAGACAGCGCTTTGGGAATTAAATCAAAGGATAGCTAACGGTTCGCCGTAG
- a CDS encoding cupin domain-containing protein, giving the protein MMKYTMNMDIKYDYLQVIDVPDVVNKCTEIWFNQTLCKVNSSLLRLGIFEGEFHWHKHDKEDEVFFVLNGSLMIETEKGTFELEEQQGICIPKGVMHRPIAKQKAIVLMIEEDTVKPVGD; this is encoded by the coding sequence ATGATGAAGTACACTATGAATATGGATATTAAGTATGATTATCTACAAGTTATCGATGTACCTGATGTTGTCAATAAGTGTACCGAGATATGGTTTAACCAAACCCTTTGTAAAGTAAACAGCTCATTATTACGATTAGGTATCTTTGAGGGAGAGTTTCATTGGCACAAACATGATAAAGAAGACGAGGTGTTTTTTGTTTTAAATGGGAGTCTAATGATTGAAACTGAGAAAGGGACGTTTGAATTAGAAGAACAACAGGGTATTTGTATACCCAAAGGTGTAATGCATCGCCCAATAGCAAAACAGAAGGCAATTGTATTAATGATTGAAGAAGATACAGTTAAACCTGTTGGAGATTAA
- a CDS encoding type II toxin-antitoxin system Phd/YefM family antitoxin codes for MYKIIPSTDLRNKYSQIAEFAKHNHEPIVLTKNGEGDLIVMSIELFEEKETELQLYKRLAENKMDIAKGYFQSGSELSKQLSKYIKHDNTALINELKETYLPKGEPTDV; via the coding sequence ATGTATAAAATCATTCCAAGTACAGACCTGAGAAATAAATACTCCCAAATTGCTGAATTTGCTAAACATAATCATGAGCCTATTGTGTTAACTAAAAACGGTGAAGGCGACTTGATTGTTATGAGTATTGAGTTGTTCGAAGAAAAAGAAACCGAATTACAGCTATATAAACGACTTGCGGAAAACAAAATGGATATTGCAAAAGGCTATTTTCAATCTGGGTCAGAACTTTCAAAGCAATTGAGCAAGTATATAAAACATGACAATACGGCCCTAATAAACGAGCTTAAGGAGACTTACCTGCCAAAAGGAGAACCGACCGATGTATAA
- a CDS encoding NUDIX domain-containing protein — protein MKVDFFDIGSIEDGRITFVVMVSRYEGKWIFVRHKDRVTLEVPGGHREPSETLEQAAQRELFEETGAEEFELFPVCIYSVSSKGEISFGKLYFAEVKTIGQLPKTEIKEICFKRDFPKDNLTYPLIQPFLYKKVEEYLELTKC, from the coding sequence ATGAAAGTAGATTTTTTCGATATTGGATCGATAGAAGATGGAAGAATAACTTTTGTAGTGATGGTGTCAAGATATGAAGGGAAATGGATATTTGTTAGACATAAAGATCGCGTAACTTTGGAAGTACCCGGTGGGCATCGAGAACCTTCGGAGACTTTGGAACAAGCGGCTCAGCGTGAGCTGTTTGAAGAAACTGGTGCAGAAGAATTCGAGCTATTTCCAGTTTGCATTTATTCTGTTTCAAGTAAAGGGGAAATATCGTTTGGGAAGCTTTATTTCGCGGAAGTAAAAACAATAGGGCAATTACCCAAAACAGAGATAAAAGAAATTTGTTTCAAAAGAGATTTTCCGAAAGATAATCTTACATATCCTTTGATACAGCCTTTTTTATATAAAAAAGTGGAAGAATACCTGGAATTAACGAAGTGCTGA
- a CDS encoding cysteine--tRNA ligase, with translation MRLFNVFSRVKEDFIPIDENKVKMYACGITVYDDCHIEHARQAIVFDVISQYLRYKGYDVTYVRNYTDVDDKIIARANAEGISVLSYSQKKIEEAEEDLARLRVIDADIKPKASEYIDKIIVFIDGLVRKGHAYATERGDVYFSVGSIKEYGKLSNRNTEELLSGVRKDVEEGKESPLDFALWKSARDGEIYWESPWGNGRPGWHIECSAMILDTLGESIDIHGGGKDLIFPHHENEIAQSETYTGKQLAKYWVHNGLITMNGQKMSKSLGNSMTIKQALEKYHPEVIRYAMLEKHYSTDIDLNEKVFSLSEKQLYYFYNTLAKICSFTSNYGNSTNGKLIDYSIVEDIEKHFIASMDDDFNTATAIAHLFAICKYVNTLLMSKKYLREDISVTLSQIKAKIVQVFSVIGLLQEDPQEFVKELKSKHLKLLGISADYIEETILQRKDAKSHKNYEIADKLREALLEQGIIIKDGKDGTSWDIKELYSIGAEFR, from the coding sequence ATGAGACTGTTTAACGTTTTCAGTAGAGTAAAAGAAGATTTTATACCCATTGATGAAAATAAAGTAAAGATGTATGCTTGCGGTATTACAGTATATGACGACTGTCATATTGAGCATGCAAGGCAGGCTATAGTATTTGATGTAATCAGCCAGTATCTGCGATATAAAGGGTATGATGTCACCTATGTAAGAAATTATACTGACGTAGATGATAAAATTATAGCACGAGCCAATGCTGAGGGTATTAGTGTGTTGAGCTACTCACAAAAAAAGATAGAAGAGGCAGAAGAGGATTTAGCAAGGTTAAGAGTAATAGATGCGGATATCAAACCGAAGGCATCCGAGTATATTGATAAAATAATAGTTTTTATCGACGGTTTAGTTAGAAAAGGCCATGCTTATGCAACAGAGCGAGGAGACGTCTATTTTTCAGTAGGTAGTATTAAAGAATATGGGAAATTATCGAATAGAAATACAGAAGAATTATTAAGCGGAGTAAGAAAAGATGTTGAAGAAGGAAAAGAAAGCCCGTTAGATTTCGCCCTTTGGAAATCTGCCAGAGATGGAGAGATATATTGGGAAAGCCCGTGGGGAAATGGCAGACCCGGTTGGCATATAGAATGCTCAGCAATGATTCTGGATACTTTGGGTGAAAGTATTGATATACATGGTGGAGGGAAGGACTTGATTTTTCCGCATCATGAAAATGAAATTGCTCAGAGTGAGACGTATACGGGAAAGCAGCTAGCGAAATATTGGGTTCATAATGGATTGATTACGATGAACGGCCAGAAAATGAGCAAATCTCTCGGTAATTCGATGACTATTAAACAAGCCCTCGAGAAATATCATCCCGAAGTGATCAGATATGCCATGCTCGAAAAGCATTACTCGACTGATATAGATTTAAATGAAAAGGTATTTTCTTTATCTGAAAAGCAACTTTATTATTTTTATAATACATTGGCAAAAATTTGCTCATTCACAAGTAATTATGGGAATAGCACGAATGGTAAGCTTATTGATTATTCCATTGTAGAAGATATAGAAAAGCATTTCATTGCTTCTATGGATGATGATTTTAATACTGCTACCGCTATAGCGCATCTATTTGCGATTTGTAAATATGTCAACACACTACTGATGAGTAAGAAATATTTACGCGAAGATATTTCTGTAACACTATCTCAAATTAAAGCCAAAATAGTACAAGTGTTTTCAGTAATAGGTTTATTGCAAGAGGATCCGCAAGAATTTGTAAAAGAACTTAAAAGTAAACATTTAAAGCTATTAGGCATATCTGCTGACTATATTGAAGAGACAATATTGCAGAGGAAAGATGCAAAATCCCATAAGAATTATGAAATAGCCGATAAATTAAGAGAGGCACTGTTGGAACAAGGTATAATAATAAAAGACGGCAAAGATGGTACAAGCTGGGACATTAAGGAGTTATACAGTATAGGGGCTGAATTTAGATGA
- a CDS encoding DUF1905 domain-containing protein, which produces MKEYKFEAIIKASEVGSGGAYIEFPFNVEEEFGVKGRVKVICYFENMEYRGSLVKMGTQCHIIGVPKEIRNKIGKNIGDKVQIRLYKDENERIVDVHPLLVEKFKVDKTLPENYEKLSYTRKKEISRLLTSAKKEETLKSRLEKIIMDLKKK; this is translated from the coding sequence ATCAAGGAATACAAATTTGAAGCAATAATAAAAGCGTCAGAAGTTGGAAGCGGCGGAGCCTATATAGAATTTCCATTTAATGTCGAAGAAGAATTTGGTGTAAAAGGACGCGTCAAAGTCATTTGTTATTTTGAAAACATGGAATATAGAGGTTCATTAGTTAAAATGGGTACTCAATGCCATATTATAGGCGTACCGAAGGAGATCCGAAATAAGATTGGAAAAAACATAGGAGACAAAGTACAAATACGCCTTTATAAGGATGAAAATGAAAGAATAGTTGATGTGCATCCTCTATTAGTGGAGAAATTTAAAGTCGACAAAACGTTACCGGAAAACTATGAAAAGTTATCTTACACACGAAAAAAGGAAATATCGCGTCTTTTAACAAGCGCCAAAAAAGAAGAGACATTAAAAAGCAGGTTAGAAAAAATAATTATGGATTTAAAGAAAAAATGA
- a CDS encoding GNAT family N-acetyltransferase, translated as MSVIGDASFKGSPDENGMIEIGYGLIEEERKKGYCFEAVDGLLK; from the coding sequence ATGTCAGTCATTGGAGATGCCAGCTTCAAGGGAAGCCCGGATGAAAATGGAATGATTGAGATAGGGTATGGCCTTATCGAAGAAGAAAGGAAAAAAGGTTATTGCTTTGAAGCTGTTGACGGCCTATTAAAATAA